A window of the Butyricimonas faecalis genome harbors these coding sequences:
- a CDS encoding GNAT family N-acetyltransferase, whose protein sequence is MDKVILTPENIGREHICCAMSDKKSADGVEAKKEWLTCRMKEGLKFIKLDVRGKVFIEYLPAEYAWVPVEADGYTFINCLWVAGSFKGHGYGRELLETCEEDVAATNGVVVMVGKKKLPYLSDKAFFIKHGYEVCDACAPNIELLVKRFRQDAPLPRFKACASAGLGDDVKGIDIFYTVQCPFTMPYIKLLEPVIQAASVPVRVHPITTREMAREHRAPHTTYCVFVDGKFYTREVLTPAKLQKLLEKQ, encoded by the coding sequence ATGGATAAAGTGATTTTAACACCCGAGAATATAGGGCGGGAGCATATTTGTTGTGCCATGTCCGACAAGAAAAGCGCTGATGGCGTGGAGGCCAAGAAAGAGTGGTTAACGTGTCGCATGAAAGAAGGGTTGAAATTTATTAAATTGGATGTTCGGGGAAAAGTATTTATCGAGTATTTACCGGCTGAATATGCTTGGGTACCTGTAGAGGCAGACGGCTACACCTTCATTAATTGTTTATGGGTAGCCGGGTCGTTTAAAGGACACGGGTATGGTCGGGAATTATTGGAGACCTGCGAAGAGGATGTCGCGGCAACGAACGGGGTGGTGGTGATGGTAGGGAAGAAAAAGTTACCGTATCTTTCAGATAAGGCTTTTTTCATCAAACATGGATACGAGGTTTGTGACGCGTGTGCCCCGAACATTGAATTGTTGGTAAAACGATTCAGGCAGGATGCTCCGCTTCCCCGTTTCAAGGCTTGTGCCTCTGCCGGACTGGGCGATGATGTCAAGGGAATTGATATATTTTATACGGTACAATGCCCCTTCACGATGCCGTATATTAAACTATTGGAACCGGTTATTCAAGCTGCAAGCGTCCCCGTTCGGGTACACCCGATAACGACTCGTGAAATGGCACGGGAGCATCGGGCACCACACACCACGTACTGCGTGTTCGTGGACGGGAAGTTTTATACCCGCGAGGTTCTTACCCCGGCAAAGTTACAGAAGCTACTGGAAAAGCAATAG
- a CDS encoding nitroreductase family protein: protein MDGKLSINTGTCIKCGKCARVCPSQIITQEIKGAAVKVQNVENCIACGHCVAVCPTGSVLHSEFPPEKVHPFKYSDYPTPEQMMLMCKARRSNRAFSTRPIPREMLEQIIEAAHRAPTASNMQQVHFTLVTDPKLLDAISRFTLNVFNSAAKKLRNPILKPVLKRIMPDAYRYLPAFDRLNREYANGHDMILRGATAALFIHTPKSSRFGSADANLAYQNGSLMAECLGVNQFYMGFVCSAIHQENKGTLANMLGINGTIHAAMALGMPEFRFSSYIDKKDRVETDL, encoded by the coding sequence ATGGATGGAAAATTAAGTATCAACACGGGAACCTGTATCAAATGCGGCAAATGCGCGCGGGTATGCCCTTCACAAATCATCACGCAGGAAATAAAAGGCGCCGCGGTGAAAGTACAAAACGTGGAAAACTGTATCGCGTGTGGACATTGCGTGGCCGTGTGTCCTACCGGTTCCGTGCTCCATTCCGAATTCCCGCCGGAGAAGGTACACCCGTTCAAATACAGCGATTACCCCACTCCCGAACAGATGATGCTCATGTGTAAAGCTCGCCGTTCCAACAGGGCATTTTCTACCCGACCGATTCCCCGAGAGATGTTGGAACAGATTATCGAGGCAGCTCATCGTGCACCCACGGCAAGTAATATGCAACAAGTACACTTCACGCTGGTAACCGATCCCAAGCTACTGGACGCGATCAGTCGCTTCACGCTAAACGTGTTTAACTCGGCAGCCAAGAAATTGAGGAACCCGATACTAAAACCCGTCTTAAAACGAATTATGCCGGATGCTTACCGTTATCTACCCGCGTTTGATCGTTTAAACCGAGAGTACGCCAACGGCCATGACATGATTCTGCGAGGAGCTACAGCCGCCCTGTTTATCCACACACCGAAAAGCAGTCGTTTCGGGAGTGCCGACGCGAACCTGGCTTACCAGAATGGATCGCTCATGGCAGAATGTCTAGGGGTAAACCAATTCTACATGGGATTTGTCTGTTCCGCTATCCACCAAGAAAACAAGGGAACACTCGCTAATATGCTGGGAATAAACGGCACGATCCATGCAGCCATGGCCCTCGGTATGCCGGAGTTTCGTTTCTCCAGCTATATTGATAAAAAGGACAGGGTGGAGACAGACCTGTGA